In one Capricornis sumatraensis isolate serow.1 chromosome 1, serow.2, whole genome shotgun sequence genomic region, the following are encoded:
- the MFSD2B gene encoding sphingosine-1-phosphate transporter MFSD2B, giving the protein MTLRLQPEWQEVSSCKDLEEELSRQKGQEDSEAGHLSFYRKLCYGIGGVPNQVASSAIAFYLQLFLLDVAQIPAAQVSLVLFGGKVSGAAADPLAGFLINRSRRTGSGRLMPWVLGCTPFIALAYFFLWFLPPFTTLRGLWYTTLYCLFQALATFVQVPYTALTMLLTPNPKERDSATAYRMTLEMAGTLMGATIHGLIVSGAHGSHRCKEDVLPGEVAVSPNATRLYFIAAAVVALTYPVCSTLLYLGVKERPDPSTPASGQGLGFLAGLGLTVRHRPYLKLVVSFLFISAAVQVEQSYLVLFCTHASQLQDHVQGMVLTILVSAVLSTPMWEWVLQRFGKRMSALGICAMVPFAILLAAVPMVPVAYVVAFVSGLSIAVSLLLPWSMLPDVVDDFQLQHQHGPGLETIFYSSYVFFTKLSGAGALGISTLSLDFAGYESGACRQSEQVVVTLKVLIGAVPTSMILIGLCILMVGPTPKVPRQANSRSLGRRTSYTLA; this is encoded by the exons ATGACATTGAGGCTTCAGCCTGAATGGCAAGAAGTCAGCTCTTGCAAAGACCTGGAGGAAGAGCTATCCAGACAGAAGGGACAGGAA GACAGCGAAGCTGGTCACCTCTCATTCTATAGGAAGTTGTGCTATGGCATTGGAGGGGTTCCCAACCAGGTGGCCTCCAGCGCCATAGCCTTTTACCTGCAACTTTTCCTGCTCGATGTGGCACAG ATCCCTGCTGCCCAGGTGTCACTGGTCCTGTTTGGAGGGAAGGTGTCTGGGGCAGCTGCAGACCCTTTGGCTGGGTTTCTCATCAACAGAAGCAGGAGGACAGGTTCTGGACGACTTATGCCCTG GGTGCTGGGCTGCACACCCTTCATTGCCCTGGCCTACTTCTTCCTGTGGTTCTTGCCCCCCTTCACCACCTTGCGAGGCCTTTGGTACACGACCCTCTACTGCCTGTTCCAGGCCCTGGCCACG TTTGTCCAGGTACCCTACACGGCGCTGACCATGCTCCTGACCCCCAACCCCAAGGAGCGGGACTCAGCCACCGCGTACC GGATGACCTTGGAGATGGCGGGGACGCTGATGGGAGCCACCATCCACGGACTCATCGTGTCTGGTGCCCATGGGTCCCACAGGTGCAAGGAGGACGTGCTCCCAGGGGAAGTGGCTGTTTCCCCCAATGCG ACTCGTCTCTACTTCATTGCAGCCGCTGTGGTTGCTTTGACTTACCCAGTGTGCAGTACTTTGCTCTACCTGGGGGTGAAGGAGCGACCAG ACCCCTCCACCCCAGCATCCGGCCAGGGCCTGGGCTtcctggctgggctgggtctcacAGTCCGGCATCGGCCCTATCTGAAGCTGGTCGTCTCCTTCCTCTTCATCTCAGCAGCTGTTCAG GTGGAGCAGAGCTACCTGGTCCTGTTCTGTACACATGCCTCCCAGCTTCAAGACCACGTCCAGGGCATGGTGCTGACCATCCTG GTCTCGGCAGTGCTGAGCACCCCGATGTGGGAGTGGGTTCTGCAGCGATTTGGGAAGAGGATGTCGGCCCTCGGGATCTGT GCGATGGTGCCCTTTGCAATCCTGCTGGCTGCTGTGCCCATGGTGCCTGTGGCATATGTCGTGGCCTTTGTGTCTGGCCTGAGCATCGCTGTGTCCTTGCTGCTACCCTG gtcCATGCTTCCAGACGTTGTCGATGACTTCCAGCTGCAGCACCAGCATGGCCCAGGCCTGGAGACCATCTTCTACTCATCCTACGTCTTCTTCACCAAGCTTTCGGGAGCAGGCGCCCTCGGCATCTCCACTCTCAGCCTGGA CTTCGCAGGGTACGAGTCAGGAGCCTGCAGGCAGTCGGAGCAGGTGGTGGTGACCCTCAAGGTCCTCATCGGTGCTGTGCCCACCAGCATGATCCTCATTGGTCTCTGCATCCTCATGGTCGGCCCCACTCCCAAGGTGCCAAGACAGGCCAACTCCCGCTCCCTGGGGAG GAGGACCAGCTACACTCTGGCTTAA